A window of Camarhynchus parvulus unplaced genomic scaffold, STF_HiC, whole genome shotgun sequence contains these coding sequences:
- the LOC115916160 gene encoding zinc finger protein 773-like, translating into MGCLECGKNFRQSSALIRHQMIHTHQQIYSKERPFCSPDCGKGFKHSSNLVKHWCIHTGERPYECPQCGKSFTQSSHLTKHQQRHR; encoded by the exons ATGGG gtgcttggagtgtgggaagaacttcaggcagagcagcgcCCTGATCCgccaccagatgatccacact CATCAGCAGATTTACTCCAAGGAAAGGCCCTTCTGCTCTCCAgactgtgggaagggcttcaagcaCAGCTCCAACCTCGTCAAGCACTGGTGCATCCACAcaggggagaggccctacgagtgtccccagtgtgggaagagcttcaccCAGAGCTCTCACTTGACCAAACACCAACAGAGACACCGGTGA